Part of the Terriglobia bacterium genome, CAATCAAGAAGAAGTTCGAAGACGCCGGCGCCAAAGTCGAAATCAAGTAAGGGTGGCGGCGGCTTGGGCCGCTGCCAGGCGGGTTTCATAGCGAGGCGCGGCGCCCGGGCGGCAGGGCCGCGCCAGAGGAATCGTCGTACGCAATTCGAGACTGAGTGTTACTTCAACTTCATACGTCCTGCCGGGACCACCGGCGGCCGTGTGCGCGCTGACTTCGGACGGGAGGCGCCGCACCACGGCCGGGTGTCTTCAGTGTCCGCACGCTGCTCGAAAGGGTTGAGTCCGAAAGGGACGAGGTAGATCACGCATGGCGAACAGAAATCAACATGTCCGGGAACGGCAGCGGCTGGATTTCGCGAAAATCCAGAGCTCGATTCAGATTCCCAACCTGATTGAAGTCCAGATGAAGTCGTATCAGCGCTTCCTGCAGATGGATTTGCTGCCGAGCGAGCGCGAAGACGGCGGGCTGCAGTCGGTGTTCACGTCGGTGTTTCCGATCCGGGATTTCCGCGAGATGTCGCAGCTGGACTTCGTGGACTATTCCATCGGCAACTGGGAGTGCAAGTGCAGCAACCTGAAGGGGCTGCACCACCTGCGGGCCACCTGCCGCAGCTGCGGGGCCTCGGTGGTAACCAATCCCTACCAGACCGGGGACGTGATCTGCGCAAAGTGCGGCACGTTCAACAAGAACACGCCGACGTTCTGCAACAAGTGCGGCGACCCCGTAGCCATGCAACTGAAGTACGACGTGACCGAGTGCGAGGAGCGCGGGATGACCTACTCCGCGCCGCTGAAGGTCACCATCCGGCTGACCATTTACGACAAGGACCCGGATACCGGGGCCAAGACCATCCGGGACATCAAGGAACAGGAAGTATTCTACGGCGACATTCCGCTGATGACGGAGAACGGGACGTTCGTCATCAACGGCACGGAGCGGGTCATCGTCAGCCAGCTGCACCGCTCGCCGGGCGTCTTTTATGAAAGCTCGAACAACCGCACCTACTTCCTGGGGAAGATCATTCCCTACCGCGGGTCGTGGGTGGAATTCGAATACGACACCAAGAACATCCTGTACGTGCGCATCGACCGCAAGCGCAAGTTCCTGGGGTCGATCTTCCTGCGCGCGCTGGGGTTGAAGAGCAACGAAGAGATCCTGCGGACGTTTTACCAGGTGGAGCGCATCTCGCTGCGCGACAAGGAGCTGTTCTGGAACGTGTCGCAGGGCCTGGTGGACCGCAAGCTGGCGCATGAAATCAAGCATCCGAAGAGCGAGGAAGTGCTGGTGGGGGCGCACAAGCGCATCAGCGAGGCGCTGTTCAAGGAGCTGGTGAAGGCCAAGGTCAGCCAGGTGCGGGTCACGCTGGGAGACCTGGAGGGCGCCTACAGCGTCGCCGACGTGGTCAACCGGCAGACCGGCGAAGTGCTGCTGGAAGCCAACAAGCCGCTGACCGGGGATCTGTACCAGGCGTTTGCCGAAGCGGGCATCGCCGAAGTGGACGTGTTCTTCCCGGAGCGTGACGAGATCGGGATCGTCCTTTCGCGCACGCTGGACAAGGACTCCATCCGTTCGCCCAAGGAAGCGCTGATCGAAATCTACCGCAAGCTGCGTCCAGGCGATCCGCCGACGCTGGAGACGGCCACGAATCTGTTCCGCGGGATGTTCTTCGACCCGCGCAAGTACGATTTCAGCCGCGTGGGGCGGCTGAAGTTCAACATCAAGCTGGGGATGGACACGCCGCTGGACAACCGCACGCTGGACACGGTGGATTTCGTGGCGGCCATCAAGTATCTGTTCAAGCTGCGCAAGAGCATCGGGGTGGTGGACGACATCGACCATCTGGGTAACCGCCGCGTGCGCGCGGTGGGCGAACTGCTGGAAAACCAGTTCCGCATCGGACTGGTGCGCATGGAACGCGCCATCAAGGAAAAGATGAGCGTGTACCAGGAGATGTCCACGGCCATGCCGCACGACCTGGTGAACGCCAAGCCGGTGATGGCGGCGATCCGGGAATTCTTCGGCAGCTCGCAGCTCAGCCAGTTCATGGACCAGACCAACCCCCTCAGCGAGATCACGCACAAGCGGCGTCTTTCGGCCCTGGGTCCGGGCGGATTGTCCCGCGAGCGCGCGGGGTTCGAAGTGCGCGACGTGCACCCGACGCACTACGGGCGCATCTGCCCGATTGAGACGCCGGAAGGCCCGAACATCGGACTGATCAGCTCGCTTTCCTGCTTTGCGCGGATCAACGATTACGGCTTCATCGAGTCGCCGTACCGCAAGGTGAAGAGCGGGCGGGTGATCGACTACGTGCAAATCGTGAACGCCGGCGACAGCGAGTACAAGGTCGGCGAGACGGTGGAGAAGGACCGCGTCGAAGAGCTCAACGAAGAGCTGAAGCGGCGCAAGGTGACGCACGAACCGTACTGCTTCTACCTGTCGGCGTGGGAAGAGGACAAGTACGTAGTGGCGCAGGCCAACGTGGCGCTGGACGAGCGCGGCAAGATCACCACGGAACTGGTGAACTGCCGGCAGGCGGGCAACTTCGTGCTGAAGAGCCGCGAAGAAGTGGACTATGTGGACGTGTCGCCGAAGCAGCTGGTTTCGGTGGCCGCGAGCCTGATCCCGTTCCTGGAGAACGACGACGCCAACCGCGCGCTGATGGGTTCGAACATGCAGCGCCAAGCCGTACCGCTGATCCGCGGGGAAGCGCCGCTGGTGGGCACGGGCATGGAAAGGGTCACGGCGCGGGACTCGGGCGCAGTGGTGCTGTGCCGCCGCGAAGGCATCGTGGACCAAGTGGACAGCGAGCGCATCATCGTGCGCGTGGAATCCGACCACTCCGGGGTGCTGAGCCGCGAAGTGGGAGCGGACATCTACACGCTGACGAAGTTCAAGCGCTCCAACCAGAACACCTGCATCAACCAGAAGCCGCTGGTGCGCGTGGGCGACCGCGTGAAGAAGGGGCAGGTGCTGGCCGACGGGCCGTGTACGGATCGCGGCGAGCTGGCGCTGGGACGCAACGTCCTGGTGGCCTTCCTGCCGTGGCGCGGATACAACTTCGAAGACGCCATCCTGGTCAGCGAAAAGCTGGTCAAGGACGATTACTACACCTCGATCCACATCGAAGAGTACGAAATCGAGGCGCGGGACACCAAGCTGGGGCCCGAGGAAGTCACGCGGGACATCCCCAACATCAGCGAGACGTTCCTGCGCAACCTGGACGAGAGCGGCGTGATCCGCATCGGCGCGGTGATCAAGCCAGGCGACATCCTGGTAGGCAAGGTGACGCCCAAGGGCGAAACCACGCTGACGCCGGAAGAGAAGCTGCTGCGGGCGATCTTCGGCGAAAAAGCCGGGGACGTGCGCGACGCCTCGCTGTATACCCCGCCGGGCATCGAGGGCACGATCGTGGACGTAAAGGTCTTCTGCCGCAAGGGCGCGGAGAAGGACGAACGCCACAAGGCCATCGAAGCGGCGCAGGTCTTCAAGCTGGAGAAGAACCTGGCCGATGAAATCCGCATCCTGACCGACGAGCGCTTGAAGCGGCTTTCGGACCTGCTGGCCGGCAAGACGCTGGTCGCCGACCTGCACGACGAGAAGACCAACAAGCGCCTGCTCACCAAGGGCACGGATCTGACGCGCGAGATCATCGAAAAGATTTCGACGCGCAATCTGAAGCGCCTGAAGCTGAACGAGCGCGACCCGCTCCTGATCGAAAAGATCGAGGAGATCGAGGAGATGACGTCGCGGCAGATCGACGTGCTGCGCAAGATCACCGAGGAGCGCAAGGAAAAGCTGAAGAAGGGCGACGAACTGCCGCCGGGCGTGATCAAGATGGTGAAGGTCTATATCGCGATGAAGCGCAAGCTCTCCATCGGCGACAAAATGGCCGGGCGCCACGGCAATAAGGGCGTCATCGCGCGCATCGTGCCGGAAGAAGACATGCCGTGCCTGCCGGACGGCACGCCGGTGGAGATCGTGCTGAACCCGCTGGGCGTGCCTTCGCGCATGAACGTCGGGCAGATTCTGGAGACGCACCTGGGCTGGGCGGGCAAGGAGCTGGGCCACAGCCTGGCGCGCCTGCTGAGCAAGGAAGTGCGTGCCGAGGCGCTGCGGCGGTGGTTCCGCGAAGTGTTCTCGGAAACGGCCATCTGGAAATCGCTCTCCAAGCTGGACGACGAGGAGCTGCTGGAAATGGCCGAAGGCTTCCGGGAGGGCATTCCGTTCGCCACGCCGGTGTTCGACGGCGCGCGCGAAATGGAGATCCGCCACCTGCTGGAAGTGGCGGGCCTGCCGCATGCCGGCAAGCTCAACCTTTTCGACGGCATGACCGGAGAACAGTTCGACCAGCCGATTACCGTGGGCTACATCTACATGCTCAAGCTGTCGCATCTGGTGGACGACAAGATCCACGCGCGTTCCATCGGGCCGTATTCGCTGATCACCCAGCAGCCGCTGGGCGGCAAGGCGCAGTTCGGCGGGCAGCGTTTCGGAGAAATGGAAGTGTGGGCGCTGGAAGCTTACGGAGCGGCGCACATTCTGCAGGAGCTGCTCACGGCGAAGTCCGACGACGTCTATGGCCGCGCGAAGATCTACGAGGCCATCGTCAAGGGCGAGCCGGGCATCGAGCCGGGCGTGCCGGAGTCGTTCAACGTGCTGGTGCGCGAACTGCAGTCGCTGTGCCTGGACGTGGAGTTGATGAAGCGGCAGAAGCCTGCGGTGGAGAAGGCGGCCGACTAAGATCGCCGGGGGACGTTCCGGTTTCGGCCAGAACGTCCTCCCGGCAAGAGTTTTGTAATCGGGTTCTCAGCCGGTCGCGTTTCGCAAGAGAGCGACCGCAACCCGGGCCGACGAGGTCGGACCGGGAGGGAGGAAACAACCTTGTATCGCAGCAGCCCATATGATCGCGCCAGCTTGATCGCGGATTTCGATTCGATCCGCATCAGTTTGGCGAGTCCGGAAAAGATCCGTTCCTGGTCGCACGGCGAAGTCACCAAGCCGGAGACGATCAACTACCGCACGTTCAAGCCGGAGCGTGACGGATTGTTCTGCGCCAAGATTTTCGGCCCGGTCACCGACTGGGAGTGCCTGTGCGGCAAGTACAAGCGCATGAAGCACCGCGGAGTAATCTGCGACAAGTGCGGCGTGGAAGTGACGCTGAGCAAGGTGCGCCGCGAACGGCTGGGGCACATCGAGCTGGCGTCGCCGTGCTCGCACGTGTGGTTCTTCAAGGGCCTGCCGAGCCGCATCGGCTACCTGCTGGACATTTCCATGCGCGATCTGGAGCGCATCCTGTACTTCGAAGCCTTCGTGGTGGTGGACGCCGGCGACGTGGCCGTGCTGCGCGAGCGGGAAGTGCTGCTGGAGGACAAGTACCGCGAGCTGCAGAAGGAATTTCCGGGGCAGTTCCGCGCGATCATGGGCGCGGAGGCCATCAAGGAGCTGCTGCGGCGCGTGGAAGTGGACAAGCTGGCGGATGAGCTGCGCGAGAAGATGAAGGCGGATCCGTCGCTGCAGAAGCGGATCAAGTTCGCCAAGCGCCTGAAGGTCCTGGAAGCGTTCCGCAAGAGCGGCAACAAACCGGAGTGGATGATTCTGGACGTGATCCCGGTGCTTCCGCCGGAGCTGCGCCCGCTGGTGCCTCTGGACGGCGGGCGTTTCGCAACCTCCGACCTGAACGATCTGTACCGCCGGGTGATCAACCGCAACAACCGGCTGAAGAAGCTGATGGAGCTGCGCGCGCCGGACGTGATCGTGCGCAACGAAAAGCGCATGCTGCAGGAAGCGGTGGACGCGCTGTTCGACAACGGCCGCCGCGGCCGCGTGCTGCGCGGCACTAACAACCGCCCGCTGAAGTCGCTTTCCGACACGCTGAAGGGCAAGCAGGGGCGCTTCCGGCAGAACCTGCTGGGCAAGCGCGTGGACTATTCCGGCCGCTCGGTGATTGTGGTGGGCCCGGAGCTGAAGCTCAACCAGTGCGGACTGCCGAAGACGATGGCGCTGGAGCTGTTCAAGCCGTTCATCTATCACAAGCTGGAAGCCGGAGGCCACTGCACGACCATCAAGCAGGCCAAGGAGATGGTCGAACAGAAGGAACCCGTGGTGTGGGACATTCTCGAGGACGTCATCCACGAGCATCCGGTGCTGCTGAACCGCGCACCGACGCTGCACCGCCTGGGCATTCAGGCGTTCGAGCCGGTGCTGGTGGAAGGCAAGGCCATCCGCATTCACCCGCTGGTGTGCACGGCGTTCAACGCCGACTTCGACGGCGACCAGATGGCGGTGCACATTCCGCTGTCGCCGGAATCGC contains:
- the rpoB gene encoding DNA-directed RNA polymerase subunit beta encodes the protein MANRNQHVRERQRLDFAKIQSSIQIPNLIEVQMKSYQRFLQMDLLPSEREDGGLQSVFTSVFPIRDFREMSQLDFVDYSIGNWECKCSNLKGLHHLRATCRSCGASVVTNPYQTGDVICAKCGTFNKNTPTFCNKCGDPVAMQLKYDVTECEERGMTYSAPLKVTIRLTIYDKDPDTGAKTIRDIKEQEVFYGDIPLMTENGTFVINGTERVIVSQLHRSPGVFYESSNNRTYFLGKIIPYRGSWVEFEYDTKNILYVRIDRKRKFLGSIFLRALGLKSNEEILRTFYQVERISLRDKELFWNVSQGLVDRKLAHEIKHPKSEEVLVGAHKRISEALFKELVKAKVSQVRVTLGDLEGAYSVADVVNRQTGEVLLEANKPLTGDLYQAFAEAGIAEVDVFFPERDEIGIVLSRTLDKDSIRSPKEALIEIYRKLRPGDPPTLETATNLFRGMFFDPRKYDFSRVGRLKFNIKLGMDTPLDNRTLDTVDFVAAIKYLFKLRKSIGVVDDIDHLGNRRVRAVGELLENQFRIGLVRMERAIKEKMSVYQEMSTAMPHDLVNAKPVMAAIREFFGSSQLSQFMDQTNPLSEITHKRRLSALGPGGLSRERAGFEVRDVHPTHYGRICPIETPEGPNIGLISSLSCFARINDYGFIESPYRKVKSGRVIDYVQIVNAGDSEYKVGETVEKDRVEELNEELKRRKVTHEPYCFYLSAWEEDKYVVAQANVALDERGKITTELVNCRQAGNFVLKSREEVDYVDVSPKQLVSVAASLIPFLENDDANRALMGSNMQRQAVPLIRGEAPLVGTGMERVTARDSGAVVLCRREGIVDQVDSERIIVRVESDHSGVLSREVGADIYTLTKFKRSNQNTCINQKPLVRVGDRVKKGQVLADGPCTDRGELALGRNVLVAFLPWRGYNFEDAILVSEKLVKDDYYTSIHIEEYEIEARDTKLGPEEVTRDIPNISETFLRNLDESGVIRIGAVIKPGDILVGKVTPKGETTLTPEEKLLRAIFGEKAGDVRDASLYTPPGIEGTIVDVKVFCRKGAEKDERHKAIEAAQVFKLEKNLADEIRILTDERLKRLSDLLAGKTLVADLHDEKTNKRLLTKGTDLTREIIEKISTRNLKRLKLNERDPLLIEKIEEIEEMTSRQIDVLRKITEERKEKLKKGDELPPGVIKMVKVYIAMKRKLSIGDKMAGRHGNKGVIARIVPEEDMPCLPDGTPVEIVLNPLGVPSRMNVGQILETHLGWAGKELGHSLARLLSKEVRAEALRRWFREVFSETAIWKSLSKLDDEELLEMAEGFREGIPFATPVFDGAREMEIRHLLEVAGLPHAGKLNLFDGMTGEQFDQPITVGYIYMLKLSHLVDDKIHARSIGPYSLITQQPLGGKAQFGGQRFGEMEVWALEAYGAAHILQELLTAKSDDVYGRAKIYEAIVKGEPGIEPGVPESFNVLVRELQSLCLDVELMKRQKPAVEKAAD